GCCCATCAGGCGATACTGCCAGGCGAGGGTCTCCAGCTTCTGCACGGCGGCCAGCCGGGCGCGGCGGAAGTTCTCTTTGCTGATTGCTCCCTCCGGAAAGTAGAGATTGGCAAAGCTGACGCAGCCCATGCGGCGGCTTTCCACCAGCTTTGGCTCAAAGTCCTCGCCGATCACCAGCTCGGTCGAACCACCGCCGATGTCGATCACCAGTTTACGGCCTTTCTCCGGCTGGGTATGTTCCACGCCCATAAAGATCAGGCGCGCTTCCTCGTGCCCGGAGATCACTTCGATCGGATAGGGGATCACGTCTGCGGCACGCTGCAGGAAATCCTCGGCGTTCACCGCCTGGCGCAGGGTGTGGGTACCGGCGATAGTCACGTTGGCCGGGCTGAAGCCCTGCAGACGTTCGGCAAACAGCGCCAGGCAGCTCAGCCCGCGCTGGATCGCCTCTTCACTCAGCACGTTATTGCTGTCCAGCCCGTCTGCCAGGTGCACCCGCTGCTTAAGGCGGCCGAGCACCTGCATGGCACCGTCCACTACGCGGGCAATCACCATGTGAAAACTGTTCGAACCCAGGTCGATAGCGGCGAACTCCTGTGGCCTGGGCGTACTTTTATGGGATATTGGCATAGTTAATTAGTCTGGTTGCTCAAGGGATTTGATGTAGTCGTAAATAGCCAGCTGTGCGCGCACCTTACGGCGGTTGCCGCGCGGCACGTAGCGGTTGCTCAGCTCTTTATCAACGTAGCGTGCCTTCATGGTGTCGCTCAGCAGCAGCGCGATGATATCCAGCACGCGCTGTTTCAACACCGGGTCAAGCAGGGCAACGGCCACCTCAATACGGTGATCGATATTACGGGTCATCCAGTCTGCGGATGAAAGGAAGACTTTTTTGTCACCGCCGTTATCGAAAATATAGACGCGATCGTGTTCAAGATAACGGTCAACGATGCTGATGACACGAATATTTTCGCTGATGCCTTCCAGATTGGGGATCAGCGAGCACATGCCGCGGACCAGCAAATCGACTTTTACCCCGCAGCTGGAGGCGGCGTACAGGCGATCGACCAGCCCTTTGTCCACCAGGTTATTGATTTTGAGCGTGATGCCGGCAGGTATCCCTTTCTGCGCGTTGGCGATCTCGTTATCAACCAGCTGGTAAAGCATCTGCCGGGAGTTCTGCGGTGACACCATCAGATACTCGAAGGTCACCGGGCGGTACGGGTTTTCAATAAAGTTAAACACCCGGCGTACTTCGTTGGTGATGCGCGCGTCAGCGGTCAGCAGCGAGTAGTCGGTGTAGATGCGGGCGGTTTTCTCGTTAAAGTTACCGGTACCGATATGTGCATAGCGCACCACGTTGTCGCCTTCCTTACGGGAGATCAGGAACAGCTTGGCGTGAATTTTCAGCCCCGGGGCGGAGAAGATCACGTGAACACCGGCTTCGGTCAGGCGTTTGGCCCAGTGGATATTGGCCTCTTCATCGAAGCGCGCCTGCAGCTCAACCACTACCGTGACCTTTTTGCCGTTATAGGCGGCGTGGATCATCGCATCCATGATGCGCGAGTGCTTGGCCACGCGGTAGATGTTGATCTTGATCGCCAGCACCGCCGGGTCGAACGACGCCTGACGCAGCAGCTCCAGCACGTGCTCAAAGGTGTGGTACGGATAGTAGAGCAGCACGTCGCGATTGCGGATGGCATCGAAGCCGTTGCGGAAGCGATCGAACCAGACGTGACGCAGCTGCGGCAGGGGTTTGTTAACCAGGTTGGCTTTGCCGACGTTCGGGAAGCCGATAAAGTCTTTAAAGTTGTGGTAGCGGCCGCCCGGCACCACCGAATCCTGACTGGAGATATTCAGCTTCTGGCGCAGCAGCTCGACCATCGCGTTGGGCATATCGCGCTGATAAACAAAACGCACCGGTTCAGCGTTGAGGCGCTGTTTCAGGCTGGATGACATCAGTTCCAGCAGGCTGGAC
This portion of the Erwinia sp. E602 genome encodes:
- the ppk1 gene encoding polyphosphate kinase 1, whose product is MGQEKLYIEKELSWLCFNERVLQEAADKTNPLIERMRFLGIYSNNLEEFYKVRFADLKRRILIGEEQGSPSTPRHLLKKIQARVLKADQEFDGLYNDLLLEMARNQIFLINERQLSPNQQSWLRHYFKHHLRQHITPILINHDTDLIEFLKDDYTYLAVEIIRGEDTRYALLEIPSDKVPRFVNLPPETPRRRKPMILLDNILRYCLGDIFRGFFDYDALNAYSMKMTRDAEYDLVSEMESSLLELMSSSLKQRLNAEPVRFVYQRDMPNAMVELLRQKLNISSQDSVVPGGRYHNFKDFIGFPNVGKANLVNKPLPQLRHVWFDRFRNGFDAIRNRDVLLYYPYHTFEHVLELLRQASFDPAVLAIKINIYRVAKHSRIMDAMIHAAYNGKKVTVVVELQARFDEEANIHWAKRLTEAGVHVIFSAPGLKIHAKLFLISRKEGDNVVRYAHIGTGNFNEKTARIYTDYSLLTADARITNEVRRVFNFIENPYRPVTFEYLMVSPQNSRQMLYQLVDNEIANAQKGIPAGITLKINNLVDKGLVDRLYAASSCGVKVDLLVRGMCSLIPNLEGISENIRVISIVDRYLEHDRVYIFDNGGDKKVFLSSADWMTRNIDHRIEVAVALLDPVLKQRVLDIIALLLSDTMKARYVDKELSNRYVPRGNRRKVRAQLAIYDYIKSLEQPD